One genomic window of Cydia fagiglandana chromosome 20, ilCydFagi1.1, whole genome shotgun sequence includes the following:
- the LOC134674544 gene encoding aldo-keto reductase AKR2E4-like, translating to MISGLVFVTFLTLNVASAVLPPIKVLNDGNKMPMLALGTHNSTGEAAFTATVSAIEIGYRHIDTAVIYENEEQIGRAIADVVKRGLVKREDLFITTKLWNDKHSREDVVPALKEALGRLNLTYADLYLIHFPIGEKAENKLADTDYLETWKGMEDAKKLGLAKSIGVSNFNSEQIDRIIANSHTIPAVNQIEVSPSLTQESLVAYCQKKGIVVMAHSPFGFMVDRESLESPPPAPDDPVLTKIAKKYGKTTFQVVLRYLVDRGTAPVPKSANKDRQKQNIDIYDFKLTEEEIAAINKFNSNTRVIKGVFWFDHPYYPFNKD from the exons ATGATCTCGGGTCTCGTGTTTGTGACATTTTTGACGCTAAAC GTTGCCTCAGCGGTACTGCCTCCAATAAAGGTGCTGAACGATGGCAATAAGATGCCGATGCTTGCACTGGGGACGCACAATTCA ACTGGCGAGGCAGCGTTCACAGCCACTGTCTCCGCCATCGAGATAGGCTATCGGCACATCGACACTGCAGTCATCTACGAAAACGAGGAGCAGATAGGCAGAGCCATCGCTGATGTGGTGAAGCGAGGACTTGTCAAGAGAGAGGATCTCTTTATTACAACCAAG CTTTGGAATGACAAGCACTCCAGAGAAGACGTAGTTCCGGCATTAAAAGAAGCTTTGGGAAGACTCAACTTGACATATGCAGACCTATACCTCATACATTTCCCCATAGGTGAAAAG GCGGAAAATAAACTGGCGGATACTGATTATCTTGAAACGTGGAAGGGCATGGAGGACGCCAAAAAGCTGGGACTGGCCAAATCCATTGGAGTGTCCAACTTCAACAGCGAGCAGATAGACAGGATTATTGCCAACAGTCACACGATACCTGCAGTGAACCAAATAGAG GTGAGCCCGTCGCTGACGCAAGAATCTTTGGTAGCCTATTGTCAGAAAAAAGGAATTGTTGTCATGGCCCACAGCCCATTCGGCTTCATGGTGGACAGAGAATCTCTGGAGTCTCCGCCTCCCGCACCCGACGATCCGGTACTGACGAAGATAGCGAAGAAATACGGGAAGACCACGTTCCAAGTGGTGCTACGGTATTTG gttGATCGCGGAACAGCTCCAGTACCCAAATCAGCAAACAAGGATCGCCAAAAGCAGAATATCGACATATACGATTTCAAACTTACGGAGGAAGAAATTGCAGCTATCAACAAATTTAACAGTAACACCCGAGTAATAAAGGGTGTGTTCTGGTTTGATCACCCTTATTACCCTTTTAATAAAGATTAG